The Oncorhynchus tshawytscha isolate Ot180627B linkage group LG05, Otsh_v2.0, whole genome shotgun sequence genome includes a window with the following:
- the LOC121838657 gene encoding complement C1q-like protein 2 isoform X1 yields the protein MRRSQTSQQTSPTRFVESPAMESVLAVVVLLCCCVVETQTESEVDGLLRELTARVEKLESEYNGKPKVAFSASLRVSDEHYHLGPFDKNTTVVYKKVTTNIGEAYNPDTGVFTAPVRGAYYFTFTCNVGNSGKANAALLKNDVKMAAVYEYANPKSGIYHSGANGVTLDLVEGDKVYVVLWSGSSMFDNSRISMFSGYLLFPSDNK from the exons ATGAGGAGAAGTCAGACATCTCAGCAAACCTCTCCCACTCGGTTCGTTGAAAGCCCTGCGATGGAGTCTGTTTTGGCTGTGGTGGTGTTGCTTTGCTGTTGTGTGGTTGAGACTCAGACGGAGAGTGAGGTTGACGGGCTGCTGAGGGAACTGACAGCCCGGGTGGAGAAACTGGAGAGTGAGTATAATG GCAAACCAAAAGTGGCCTTCTCCGCTTCACTTAGGGTCAGTGATGAACATTATCACTTAGGACCTTTCGACAAGAACACCACCGTGGTGTATAAAAAGGTCACTACAAACATTGGTGAAGCATATAACCCAGATACAG GTGTCTTTACTGCACCTGTGAGAGGGGCCTACTACTTCACATTCACTTGCAATGTTGGGAATTCAGGGAAGGCGAATGCAGCGTTGCTAAAGAACGATGTGAAAATGGCTGCCGTCTATGAATATGCCAACCCAAAATCCGGTATTTACCACAGCGGGGCCAATGGAGTCACACTAGACCTAGTGGAAGGAGACAAAGTCTATGTGGTTCTCTGGAGTGGCAGTAGCATGTTTGACAACAGCAGAATTAGCATGTTCAGTGGTTACCTTCTATTTCCTAGCGATAATAAGTAA
- the LOC121846481 gene encoding complement C1q-like protein 4 isoform X1, with amino-acid sequence MESVLAVVVLLCCCVVETQTESEVDGLLRELTARVEKLESEYNGKPKVAFTASLRVSDEHYHLGPFEKYTTVVYKKVTTNIGEAYNPDIGVFTAPVRGAYYFTFTCNVGNSGKANAALLKNGVNMAAVYEYADPKSGVYHSGANGVILDLVEGDKVYVVLWSGSSIFDNSRISMFSGYLLFPIDNK; translated from the exons ATGGAGTCTGTTTTGGCTGTGGTGGTGTTGCTTTGCTGTTGTGTGGTTGAGACTCAGACGGAGAGTGAGGTTGACGGGCTGCTGAGGGAACTGACAGCCCGGGTGGAGAAACTGGAGAGTGAGTATAATG GCAAACCAAAAGTGGCCTTCACTGCTTCACTTAGGGTCAGTGATGAACATTATCACTTAGGACCTTTCGAAAAGTACACCACCGTGGTGTATAAAAAGGTCACTACAAACATTGGTGAAGCATATAACCCAGATATAG GTGTCTTTACTGCACCTGTGAGAGGGGCCTACTACTTCACATTCACTTGCAATGTTGGGAATTCAGGGAAGGCGAATGCAGCGTTGCTTAAGAACGGTGTTAACATGGCTGCCGTCTATGAATATGCCGACCCAAAATCCGGTGTTTACCACAGCGGGGCCAATGGAGTCATACTAGACCTAGTGGAAGGAGACAAAGTCTATGTGGTTCTCTGGAGTGGCAGTAGCATATTTGACAACAGCAGAATTAGCATGTTCAGTGGTTACCTTCTATTTCCTATCGATAATAAGTAA
- the LOC121846481 gene encoding complement C1q-like protein 4 isoform X2: MESVLAVVVLLCCCVVETQTESEVDGLLRELTARVEKLESKPKVAFTASLRVSDEHYHLGPFEKYTTVVYKKVTTNIGEAYNPDIGVFTAPVRGAYYFTFTCNVGNSGKANAALLKNGVNMAAVYEYADPKSGVYHSGANGVILDLVEGDKVYVVLWSGSSIFDNSRISMFSGYLLFPIDNK; this comes from the exons ATGGAGTCTGTTTTGGCTGTGGTGGTGTTGCTTTGCTGTTGTGTGGTTGAGACTCAGACGGAGAGTGAGGTTGACGGGCTGCTGAGGGAACTGACAGCCCGGGTGGAGAAACTGGAGA GCAAACCAAAAGTGGCCTTCACTGCTTCACTTAGGGTCAGTGATGAACATTATCACTTAGGACCTTTCGAAAAGTACACCACCGTGGTGTATAAAAAGGTCACTACAAACATTGGTGAAGCATATAACCCAGATATAG GTGTCTTTACTGCACCTGTGAGAGGGGCCTACTACTTCACATTCACTTGCAATGTTGGGAATTCAGGGAAGGCGAATGCAGCGTTGCTTAAGAACGGTGTTAACATGGCTGCCGTCTATGAATATGCCGACCCAAAATCCGGTGTTTACCACAGCGGGGCCAATGGAGTCATACTAGACCTAGTGGAAGGAGACAAAGTCTATGTGGTTCTCTGGAGTGGCAGTAGCATATTTGACAACAGCAGAATTAGCATGTTCAGTGGTTACCTTCTATTTCCTATCGATAATAAGTAA
- the LOC112249904 gene encoding complement C1q-like protein 2: protein MRRSQTSQQTSPTRFVESPAMESVLAVVVLLCCCVVETQTESEVDGLLRELTARVEKLESKPKVAFSASLRVSDEHYHLGPFDKNTTVVYKKVITNIGEAYNPDTGVFTAPVRGAYYFTFTCNVGNSGKANAALLKNDVKMAAVYEYANPKSGIYHSGANGVTLDLVEGDKVYVVLWSGSSMFDNSRISMFSGYLLFPSDNK from the exons ATGAGGAGAAGTCAGACATCTCAGCAAACCTCTCCCACTCGGTTCGTTGAAAGCCCTGCGATGGAGTCTGTTTTGGCTGTGGTGGTGTTGCTTTGCTGTTGTGTGGTTGAGACTCAGACGGAGAGTGAGGTTGACGGGCTGCTGAGGGAACTGACAGCCCGGGTGGAGAAACTGGAGA GCAAACCAAAAGTGGCCTTCTCCGCTTCACTTAGGGTCAGTGATGAACATTATCACTTAGGACCTTTCGACAAGAACACCACCGTGGTGTATAAAAAGGTCATTACAAACATTGGTGAAGCATATAACCCAGATACAG GTGTCTTTACTGCACCTGTGAGAGGGGCCTACTACTTCACATTCACTTGCAATGTTGGGAATTCAGGGAAGGCGAATGCAGCGTTGCTAAAGAACGATGTGAAAATGGCTGCCGTCTATGAATATGCCAACCCAAAATCCGGTATTTACCACAGCGGGGCCAATGGAGTCACACTAGACCTAGTGGAAGGAGACAAAGTCTATGTGGTTCTCTGGAGTGGCAGTAGCATGTTTGACAACAGCAGAATTAGCATGTTCAGTGGTTACCTTCTATTTCCTAGCGATAATAAGTAA
- the LOC121838657 gene encoding complement C1q-like protein 2 isoform X2 — MRRSQTSQQTSPTRFVESPAMESVLAVVVLLCCCVVETQTESEVDGLLRELTARVEKLESKPKVAFSASLRVSDEHYHLGPFDKNTTVVYKKVTTNIGEAYNPDTGVFTAPVRGAYYFTFTCNVGNSGKANAALLKNDVKMAAVYEYANPKSGIYHSGANGVTLDLVEGDKVYVVLWSGSSMFDNSRISMFSGYLLFPSDNK, encoded by the exons ATGAGGAGAAGTCAGACATCTCAGCAAACCTCTCCCACTCGGTTCGTTGAAAGCCCTGCGATGGAGTCTGTTTTGGCTGTGGTGGTGTTGCTTTGCTGTTGTGTGGTTGAGACTCAGACGGAGAGTGAGGTTGACGGGCTGCTGAGGGAACTGACAGCCCGGGTGGAGAAACTGGAGA GCAAACCAAAAGTGGCCTTCTCCGCTTCACTTAGGGTCAGTGATGAACATTATCACTTAGGACCTTTCGACAAGAACACCACCGTGGTGTATAAAAAGGTCACTACAAACATTGGTGAAGCATATAACCCAGATACAG GTGTCTTTACTGCACCTGTGAGAGGGGCCTACTACTTCACATTCACTTGCAATGTTGGGAATTCAGGGAAGGCGAATGCAGCGTTGCTAAAGAACGATGTGAAAATGGCTGCCGTCTATGAATATGCCAACCCAAAATCCGGTATTTACCACAGCGGGGCCAATGGAGTCACACTAGACCTAGTGGAAGGAGACAAAGTCTATGTGGTTCTCTGGAGTGGCAGTAGCATGTTTGACAACAGCAGAATTAGCATGTTCAGTGGTTACCTTCTATTTCCTAGCGATAATAAGTAA
- the LOC112249903 gene encoding coiled-coil domain-containing protein 9B isoform X6 produces MAQSIEGDRRRSGQTGKSLCQCQSPHDNDNVIMHDPECNAILELDSSESSEESSEEEIVKCSTEPEVVGPAMELERRIEEMRRRNEALLKRFKEVEEDRRRAECKGAALLPKSTKLVKTSYSAHTTDVSDQWESLTITVMNQVTTQDTRLVARRSNGGRRQPKSRRLEDRLEKRCGDEKNILEERQLIICTIDNGEVMQQGRCLPLRTPRTHTATQEKEGN; encoded by the exons ATGGCCCAAAGTATTGAAG GTGACAGGCGCAGGTCGGGTCAGACTGGGAAAAGTCTATGCCAATGCCAGAGTCCCCATGACAACGATAATGTGATCATGCACGACCCTGAATGCAACGCCATACTGGAACTAGATTCTTCAGAATCGTCTGAGGAATCTTCAGAAGAAGAAATTGTGAAG TGTTCTACAGAGCCGGAGGTTGTAGGCCCAGCCATGGAGCTGGAAAGGAGGATTGAGGAGATGAGGAGGCGAAATGAGGCTTTGCTGAAAAGGTTCAAA GAAgttgaggaggacaggagaagggCTGAGTGTAAGGGGGCAGCCCTGCTGCCCAAAAGCACCAAACTGGTCAAAACCAGTTATTCAGCTCATACCACTGATGTATCGGACCAGTGGGAGAGCCTCACCATCACCGTAATGAACCAGGTGACAACCCAG GACACCCGTTTGGTGGCAAGGCGGTCTAATGGAGGCAGAAGGCAGCCCAAATCACGGAGGTTGGAGGACCGCCTGGAAAAGAGATGTGGGGACGAGAAAAACATTTTGGAGGAAAGGCAACTGATAATCTGCACTATAGACAACGGTGAG GTTATGCAACAGGGGCGTTGTCTGCCTCTACGGACACCGCGCACACACACCGCGAcccaggagaaagagggaaattGA
- the LOC112249903 gene encoding coiled-coil domain-containing protein 9 isoform X3: MAQSIEGDRRRSGQTGKSLCQCQSPHDNDNVIMHDPECNAILELDSSESSEESSEEEIVKCSTEPEVVGPAMELERRIEEMRRRNEALLKRFKEVEEDRRRAECKGAALLPKSTKLVKTSYSAHTTDVSDQWESLTITVMNQDTRLVARRSNGGRRQPKSRRLEDRLEKRCGDEKNILEERQLIICTIDNGEDAGDYCTDHSGSTSDVERREYLRWKRRNRSIVELLDQHQDNLAVHLQSSKEQMELLDQDDLAVHLQSSREQRKKAR; this comes from the exons ATGGCCCAAAGTATTGAAG GTGACAGGCGCAGGTCGGGTCAGACTGGGAAAAGTCTATGCCAATGCCAGAGTCCCCATGACAACGATAATGTGATCATGCACGACCCTGAATGCAACGCCATACTGGAACTAGATTCTTCAGAATCGTCTGAGGAATCTTCAGAAGAAGAAATTGTGAAG TGTTCTACAGAGCCGGAGGTTGTAGGCCCAGCCATGGAGCTGGAAAGGAGGATTGAGGAGATGAGGAGGCGAAATGAGGCTTTGCTGAAAAGGTTCAAA GAAgttgaggaggacaggagaagggCTGAGTGTAAGGGGGCAGCCCTGCTGCCCAAAAGCACCAAACTGGTCAAAACCAGTTATTCAGCTCATACCACTGATGTATCGGACCAGTGGGAGAGCCTCACCATCACCGTAATGAACCAG GACACCCGTTTGGTGGCAAGGCGGTCTAATGGAGGCAGAAGGCAGCCCAAATCACGGAGGTTGGAGGACCGCCTGGAAAAGAGATGTGGGGACGAGAAAAACATTTTGGAGGAAAGGCAACTGATAATCTGCACTATAGACAACGGTGAG GATGCAGGAGACTACTGCACTGACCACAGTGGCAGCACATCGGACGTAGAGAGGCGAGAGTACCTACGCTGGAAGAGACGCAACCGCTCGATTGTGGAACTGCTCGACCAACACCAGGACAACCTGGCAGTACACCTCCAGAGCAGCAAGGAGCAGATGGAACTGCTCGACCAGGACGACCTGGCAGTACACCTCCAGAGCAGCAGGGAGCAGCGTAAGAAGGCCCGTTAG
- the LOC112249903 gene encoding coiled-coil domain-containing protein 9 isoform X2 — translation MAQSIEGDRRRSGQTGKSLCQCQSPHDNDNVIMHDPECNAILELDSSESSEESSEEEIVKCSTEPEVVGPAMELERRIEEMRRRNEALLKRFKEVEEDRRRAECKGAALLPKSTKLVKTSYSAHTTDVSDQWESLTITVMNQKDTRLVARRSNGGRRQPKSRRLEDRLEKRCGDEKNILEERQLIICTIDNGEDAGDYCTDHSGSTSDVERREYLRWKRRNRSIVELLDQHQDNLAVHLQSSKEQMELLDQDDLAVHLQSSREQRKKAR, via the exons ATGGCCCAAAGTATTGAAG GTGACAGGCGCAGGTCGGGTCAGACTGGGAAAAGTCTATGCCAATGCCAGAGTCCCCATGACAACGATAATGTGATCATGCACGACCCTGAATGCAACGCCATACTGGAACTAGATTCTTCAGAATCGTCTGAGGAATCTTCAGAAGAAGAAATTGTGAAG TGTTCTACAGAGCCGGAGGTTGTAGGCCCAGCCATGGAGCTGGAAAGGAGGATTGAGGAGATGAGGAGGCGAAATGAGGCTTTGCTGAAAAGGTTCAAA GAAgttgaggaggacaggagaagggCTGAGTGTAAGGGGGCAGCCCTGCTGCCCAAAAGCACCAAACTGGTCAAAACCAGTTATTCAGCTCATACCACTGATGTATCGGACCAGTGGGAGAGCCTCACCATCACCGTAATGAACCAG AAGGACACCCGTTTGGTGGCAAGGCGGTCTAATGGAGGCAGAAGGCAGCCCAAATCACGGAGGTTGGAGGACCGCCTGGAAAAGAGATGTGGGGACGAGAAAAACATTTTGGAGGAAAGGCAACTGATAATCTGCACTATAGACAACGGTGAG GATGCAGGAGACTACTGCACTGACCACAGTGGCAGCACATCGGACGTAGAGAGGCGAGAGTACCTACGCTGGAAGAGACGCAACCGCTCGATTGTGGAACTGCTCGACCAACACCAGGACAACCTGGCAGTACACCTCCAGAGCAGCAAGGAGCAGATGGAACTGCTCGACCAGGACGACCTGGCAGTACACCTCCAGAGCAGCAGGGAGCAGCGTAAGAAGGCCCGTTAG
- the LOC112249903 gene encoding coiled-coil domain-containing protein 9 isoform X4, with translation MHDPECNAILELDSSESSEESSEEEIVKCSTEPEVVGPAMELERRIEEMRRRNEALLKRFKEVEEDRRRAECKGAALLPKSTKLVKTSYSAHTTDVSDQWESLTITVMNQVTTQDTRLVARRSNGGRRQPKSRRLEDRLEKRCGDEKNILEERQLIICTIDNGEDAGDYCTDHSGSTSDVERREYLRWKRRNRSIVELLDQHQDNLAVHLQSSKEQMELLDQDDLAVHLQSSREQRKKAR, from the exons ATGCACGACCCTGAATGCAACGCCATACTGGAACTAGATTCTTCAGAATCGTCTGAGGAATCTTCAGAAGAAGAAATTGTGAAG TGTTCTACAGAGCCGGAGGTTGTAGGCCCAGCCATGGAGCTGGAAAGGAGGATTGAGGAGATGAGGAGGCGAAATGAGGCTTTGCTGAAAAGGTTCAAA GAAgttgaggaggacaggagaagggCTGAGTGTAAGGGGGCAGCCCTGCTGCCCAAAAGCACCAAACTGGTCAAAACCAGTTATTCAGCTCATACCACTGATGTATCGGACCAGTGGGAGAGCCTCACCATCACCGTAATGAACCAGGTGACAACCCAG GACACCCGTTTGGTGGCAAGGCGGTCTAATGGAGGCAGAAGGCAGCCCAAATCACGGAGGTTGGAGGACCGCCTGGAAAAGAGATGTGGGGACGAGAAAAACATTTTGGAGGAAAGGCAACTGATAATCTGCACTATAGACAACGGTGAG GATGCAGGAGACTACTGCACTGACCACAGTGGCAGCACATCGGACGTAGAGAGGCGAGAGTACCTACGCTGGAAGAGACGCAACCGCTCGATTGTGGAACTGCTCGACCAACACCAGGACAACCTGGCAGTACACCTCCAGAGCAGCAAGGAGCAGATGGAACTGCTCGACCAGGACGACCTGGCAGTACACCTCCAGAGCAGCAGGGAGCAGCGTAAGAAGGCCCGTTAG
- the LOC112249903 gene encoding coiled-coil domain-containing protein 9 isoform X1 yields MAQSIEGDRRRSGQTGKSLCQCQSPHDNDNVIMHDPECNAILELDSSESSEESSEEEIVKCSTEPEVVGPAMELERRIEEMRRRNEALLKRFKEVEEDRRRAECKGAALLPKSTKLVKTSYSAHTTDVSDQWESLTITVMNQVTTQDTRLVARRSNGGRRQPKSRRLEDRLEKRCGDEKNILEERQLIICTIDNGEDAGDYCTDHSGSTSDVERREYLRWKRRNRSIVELLDQHQDNLAVHLQSSKEQMELLDQDDLAVHLQSSREQRKKAR; encoded by the exons ATGGCCCAAAGTATTGAAG GTGACAGGCGCAGGTCGGGTCAGACTGGGAAAAGTCTATGCCAATGCCAGAGTCCCCATGACAACGATAATGTGATCATGCACGACCCTGAATGCAACGCCATACTGGAACTAGATTCTTCAGAATCGTCTGAGGAATCTTCAGAAGAAGAAATTGTGAAG TGTTCTACAGAGCCGGAGGTTGTAGGCCCAGCCATGGAGCTGGAAAGGAGGATTGAGGAGATGAGGAGGCGAAATGAGGCTTTGCTGAAAAGGTTCAAA GAAgttgaggaggacaggagaagggCTGAGTGTAAGGGGGCAGCCCTGCTGCCCAAAAGCACCAAACTGGTCAAAACCAGTTATTCAGCTCATACCACTGATGTATCGGACCAGTGGGAGAGCCTCACCATCACCGTAATGAACCAGGTGACAACCCAG GACACCCGTTTGGTGGCAAGGCGGTCTAATGGAGGCAGAAGGCAGCCCAAATCACGGAGGTTGGAGGACCGCCTGGAAAAGAGATGTGGGGACGAGAAAAACATTTTGGAGGAAAGGCAACTGATAATCTGCACTATAGACAACGGTGAG GATGCAGGAGACTACTGCACTGACCACAGTGGCAGCACATCGGACGTAGAGAGGCGAGAGTACCTACGCTGGAAGAGACGCAACCGCTCGATTGTGGAACTGCTCGACCAACACCAGGACAACCTGGCAGTACACCTCCAGAGCAGCAAGGAGCAGATGGAACTGCTCGACCAGGACGACCTGGCAGTACACCTCCAGAGCAGCAGGGAGCAGCGTAAGAAGGCCCGTTAG
- the LOC112249903 gene encoding coiled-coil domain-containing protein 9B isoform X5: MAQSIEGDRRRSGQTGKSLCQCQSPHDNDNVIMHDPECNAILELDSSESSEESSEEEIVKCSTEPEVVGPAMELERRIEEMRRRNEALLKRFKEVEEDRRRAECKGAALLPKSTKLVKTSYSAHTTDVSDQWESLTITVMNQVTTQDTRLVARRSNGGRRQPKSRRLEDRLEKRCGDEKNILEERQLIICTIDNGYATGALSASTDTAHTHRDPGERGKLKALVSVEAWE; encoded by the exons ATGGCCCAAAGTATTGAAG GTGACAGGCGCAGGTCGGGTCAGACTGGGAAAAGTCTATGCCAATGCCAGAGTCCCCATGACAACGATAATGTGATCATGCACGACCCTGAATGCAACGCCATACTGGAACTAGATTCTTCAGAATCGTCTGAGGAATCTTCAGAAGAAGAAATTGTGAAG TGTTCTACAGAGCCGGAGGTTGTAGGCCCAGCCATGGAGCTGGAAAGGAGGATTGAGGAGATGAGGAGGCGAAATGAGGCTTTGCTGAAAAGGTTCAAA GAAgttgaggaggacaggagaagggCTGAGTGTAAGGGGGCAGCCCTGCTGCCCAAAAGCACCAAACTGGTCAAAACCAGTTATTCAGCTCATACCACTGATGTATCGGACCAGTGGGAGAGCCTCACCATCACCGTAATGAACCAGGTGACAACCCAG GACACCCGTTTGGTGGCAAGGCGGTCTAATGGAGGCAGAAGGCAGCCCAAATCACGGAGGTTGGAGGACCGCCTGGAAAAGAGATGTGGGGACGAGAAAAACATTTTGGAGGAAAGGCAACTGATAATCTGCACTATAGACAACG GTTATGCAACAGGGGCGTTGTCTGCCTCTACGGACACCGCGCACACACACCGCGAcccaggagaaagagggaaattGAAAGCACTAGTTTCTGTGGAGGCCTGGGAGTGA